Proteins found in one Triticum urartu cultivar G1812 chromosome 4, Tu2.1, whole genome shotgun sequence genomic segment:
- the LOC125550119 gene encoding disease resistance protein RGA2-like has protein sequence MEVALGSAASLVGKVWTTLSDSLVAAYVDSLQLGHNSEQIRDKLLHAQGLLLNAQGSHVGHNPNPGLQGLLEKLSKDADQAEDLLDELHYFQIHDRLHGTTYAAIQEAGPDLKSVVRHQALHAATALRHTLGSLVPFFSYSPTPKSKRDGGDYAAAVAGRVTKRSKTNSASASASATADGDDMLHFDRVPMSSKIKSLLQSMQSHCDSVSNLLIGTIPSSCTPVVLRRPQTASMIIQDTFHGRGDIFEETVNRITTATNIVSVLPIVGPGGIGKTTFTTHLYNDARTQEHFQVRVWVCVSTDFDVLKLTREILGCIPATEEERNSGVANETTNLDQLQKSIAQRIKSKRFLLVLDDIWKCDSQDQWKTLLAPFTEGEAKGSMVLVTTRFPKIADMVKTVDPLELRGLEPNDFFTFFEACIFGADNKPEHYEDEFAGIARKIANKLKGSPLAAKTVGRLLHKHLSREHWNGVLEKHQWLKQQKNDDIMPSLKISYDCLPFVLKKCFSYFGLFPEDYWFTSSEINHFWVAIGIIDSNHQADRNYLEELMDNGFLMKKKGYYWDDRYQQQKEFDCYVMHDLMHELSKIVSAQDCLNISGLDFRADAIPKYKWLSRLSDRSAPTLLVHL, from the coding sequence ATGGAGGTGGCTCTGGGCTCGGCGGCGTCGCTCGTCGGCAAGGTGTGGACGACGCTGTCCGACAGCCTGGTGGCGGCGTACGTGGACAGCCTCCAGCTCGGCCACAACTCGGAGCAGATCAGGGACAAGCTGCTGCACGCGCAAGGCCTCCTGCTTAACGCCCAGGGGAGCCATGTCGGCCACAACCCCAACCCTGGCCTGCAGGGTTTGCTGGAGAAGCTGAGCAAGGACGCCGACCAGGCAGAGGACCTGCTGGATGAGCTCCACTACTTCCAGATCCATGACAGGCTCCACGGCACCACCTACGCCGCCATCCAAGAGGCCGGCCCGGATCTGAAGAGCGTTGTCCGCCATCAAGCTCTCCACGCCGCTACTGCTCTTCGCCACACCCTCGGCAGCTTGGTCCCCTTCTTTTCTTACTCGCCTACACCCAAGAGCAAGAGGGATGGTGGTGACTATGCTGCTGCTGTTGCCGGCCGCGTCACCAAAAGGTCCAAAACCAACTCTGCTAGTGCTAGTGCTAGTGCTACTGCTGATGGTGATGATATGCTGCATTTCGACAGAGTGCCCATGTCCAGCAAGATCAAGTCCCTGTTACAGAGCATGCAGTCCCACTGTGATTCCGTCTCCAATTTGCTCATCGGCACTATCCCAAGCAGCTGCACGCCAGTCGTCCTACGTCGGCCTCAGACTGCTTCCATGATTATACAAGATACATTCCATGGCAGGGGAGACATTTTTGAGGAAACTGTCAACCGTATCACTACTGCCACAAACATTGTTTCTGTACTTCCTATAGTTGGTCCTGGGGGTATTGGGAAGACAACTTTCACCACTCACCTCTACAATGATGCAAGGACTCAAGAACACTTCCAAGTCAGGGTCTGGGTATGTGTATCCACTGATTTCGATGTGCTTAAGCTCACCAGGGAGATCCTTGGCTGCATACCTGCAACTGAAGAAGAAAGAAACAGCGGTGTTGCAAATGAAACAACCAATTTAGACCAGCTTCAGAAATCCATAGCACAACGTATCAAGTCCAAGAGGTTTCTGCTTGTCTTGGATGATATATGGAAATGTGACAGTCAGGACCAGTGGAAAACCCTGTTAGCTCCGTTCACAGAGGGGGAAGCCAAAGGAAGCATGGTACTTGTCACTACTCGATTCCCAAAGATAGCAGACATGGTGAAAACAGTTGATCCACTGGAGCTGCGAGGTTTGGAGCCTAATGACTTCTTCACATTCTTTGAAGCATGTATATTTGGTGCAGACAACAAGCCCGAGCATTATGAAGATGAGTTTGCTGGTATTGCACGAAAAATTGCAAACAAGCTAAAGGGTTCCCCGTTGGCAGCCAAAACAGTTGGTAGACTATTGCATAAGCACCTTTCTCGGGAACATTGGAATGGAGTTCTTGAAAAGCATCAGTGGCTAAAGCAGCAAAAGAATGACGATATCATGCCATCTTTGAAGATTAGCTACGATTGCCTCCCTTTTGTTCTGAAGAAATGCTTTTCCTATTTTGGCCTTTTCCCTGAAGATTATTGGTTTACTTCTTCAGAAATCAATCATTTCTGGGTTGCAATAGGCATCATAGACTCTAATCACCAAGCTGATAGGAACTACTTGGAAGAACTAATGGACAATGGTTTTCTCATGAAGAAGAAAGGGTATTATTGGGATGATCGATACCAACAACAGAAGGAATTTGATTGCTATGTAATGCATGATTTGATGCATGAGCTATCTAAGATTGTTTCTGCACAAGATTGCCTCAATATAAGTGGCTTAGATTTCAGAGCTGATGCCATCCCAAAATATAAGTGGCTTAGCCGCCTGAGTGATCGTAGTGCGCCTACGCTCCTGGTTCACCTCTAG